From one Electrophorus electricus isolate fEleEle1 chromosome 20, fEleEle1.pri, whole genome shotgun sequence genomic stretch:
- the kif21b gene encoding kinesin-like protein KIF21B isoform X1 encodes MAAQNDCCVKVSLRIRPQMAKEKIEGCHICTSVTPGEPQVLLGKDKAFTYDFVFDIDTEQQQIYNACVHRLIEGCFEGYNATVFAYGQTGSGKTYTMGTGFDVNVGADEQGIIPRAVRQLFQGVQQRQREAQEAGVAPPEFKVSAQFLELYNEEILDLFDSARDPEARGRKSNIKIHEDSSGGICTSGVTSRLVASEEELLQCLKLGALSRTTASTQMNAQSSRSHAIFTVHLCQMRVCTQPQPASRTVNGGGDRDRSGAADGSVAQPEYETLTAKFHFVDLAGSERLKRTGATGERAREGISINCGLLALGNVISALGDQSKKAGHVPYRDSKLTRLLQDSLGGNSRTVMIACVSPSDRDFMETLNTLKYANRARNIKNKVVVNQDKTSQQISALRAEIARLQMELVEYKAGKRVASEDGSEGFSDLFQENTMLQRENDTLRMRVKAMQETIDHLNTRVTQLLTNEINLLLTKTGETNEEIGNLIQNYIREIEELRSKLLESEAMNESLRRSLSRLSTRSAYPAASHAALPGHSLGSSPSVSMETEITDVIRRAKLDIERLKKKERNQRRKSPEKEKGLKKRAKLHATENGQNGAGGEATMARENRDDDSDNEPEEDSMYPLPEEESGCDEDEEDEEEEIREEEEFESDESLVDSDSDSDEKANLQADLADLTCEIEIKQRLIDELESSQRRLLTLKLQYEEKLVLLQNKIRHTQLERDRVLQNLMSMENYTEEKASRIKAEYEKRLKEMNRDLAKLQAAQKEHARLLKNQGRYERELKKLQAEVTEMKKAKVALMKQMKEEQQRRRMIEAKRNREIAQLKKEQRRQEYQIRALESQKRQQELVLRRKTQEVTALRRLTKPMSERVAGRLVRRVPSLDSGAELSAGTTTSTASSEPETTRTVAGIVRQWNAKLNGYLGESEGSGGGPHLASSRKKFQRKGGSSTSSKTARQKWQALERRVLDIVMQRMTISNVEADMDRLIKKREELSVQQEALLRKREKLLSEGPREEDDRVVQELNEEIEVLNANIDYINDSLSDCQATIVQIEESKDELDSVDTSVVISSCSLAEARHLLDHFLKASIDKNLQVAQKEAQIRLLEGQLRQTDVIGSSQNHMILDALREKAECIPELQALIHNVQQENGYASTDEEVSEFSQTSEPSYSNMKSSASQDDFKLKAEPRISGQMKAISAEHLGPVLDYATKNITKSLASLSEIQENGLGLALREAYYREGTSRALSLPVRGHTFPRQSRGSEVSPLTRRPSYDRSQSYRPPEVMYTPPSSPPLRARNDRNVFSRLTSNQSQGSALDKSDDSDSSLSEVLRGVISPMAALKGGRTAPLQCIAVAEGHSKPVLCLDATDELLFTGSKDRTCKMWNLVTGQEIVTLRGHPNNVVSVKYCSSSSLVFSVSTSYVKVWDIRDSAKCVRTFTSSGQVVSGDACAGTTTRTISMAQGEYQINQIALNPSGSVLYAAAGNTVRTWDLNRMQATGKLTGHIGSVMCLTVGYSAGGKDQVITGSKDHYVKVFDVAEGAQGNVGPAHNFEPPHYDGIECLAIHGDVLFSGSRDNGIKKWDLEQQELIQQIPNAHKDWVCALACLPGRPTLLSACRGGSLKVWNVDNFTPIGEIKGHDSPINAICTNSKQIFTASSDCRVKLWSYVPGLTPCLPRRVLAIKGRATTLP; translated from the exons GATCCGGCCGCAGATGGCAAAGGAGAAGATCGAGGGCTGCCACATCTGCACATCAGTGACCCCCGGGGAGCCCCAGGTGCTTCTGGGGAAAGACAAGGCGTTCACGTACGATTTTGTGTTCGACATAGACACCGAACAGCAGCAGATCTACAACGCTTGCGTGCACAGGCTCATTGAGGGCTGCTTCGAGGGTTACAATGCTACAGTCTTTGCCTATGGGCAG ACCGGCTCGGGGAAGACGTACACCATGGGCACGGGCTTTGATGTGAACGTGGGCGCCGACGAGCAGGGTATCATCCCGCGCGCCGTCCGCCAGCTCTTCCAGGGCGTCCAGCAGCGCCAGCGGGAGGCGCAGGAGGCCGGCGTGGCCCCGCCAGAGTTCAAAGTCAGCGCCCAGTTCCTGGAG CTCTATAACGAGGAGATCCTGGACCTATTTGACAGCGCGCGTGACCCCGAAGCCCGCGGCAGGAAGTCCAACATAAAGATCCATGAAGACAGCAGTGGAGGAATCTGCACATCAGGCGTGACATCTCGCCTCGTCGCCTCGGAGGAAGAG ctGTTGCAGTGTCTGAAGCTGGGTGCTCTGTCCCGCACCACGGCCAGCACGCAGATGAACGCCCAGAGCTCTCGCTCCCACGCCATCTTCACCGTGCACCTGTGCCAGATGAGGGTGTGCACCCAGCCGCAGCCG GCAAGCAGGACGGTGAATGGGGGCGGAGACAGAGACCGGAGCGGGGCCGCGGACGGCTCCGTCGCCCAGCCCGAGTACGAGACCCTCACGGCCAAGTTCCACTTCGTGGACCTCGCCGGATCGGAGAGGCTGAAGCGCACGGGTGCCACAGGGGAGCGCGCACGCGAGGGCATCTCCATCAACTGCGGCCTG ctggCTCTGGGGAATGTGATCAGTGCACTGGGAGATCAGAGTAAGAAAGCTGGCCATGTGCCGTACAGAGACTCCAAACTTACTCGCCTTCTACAGGACTCACTGGGGGGAAACAG TCGGACGGTCATGATCGCCTGCGTCAGCCCCTCGGACCGCGACTTCATGGAGACGCTGAACACTCTGAAGTACGCCAACCGTGCCCGCAACATCAAGAACAAGGTGGTGGTGAACCAGGACAAGACCAGCCAGCAGATCAGCGCCCTGCGCGCTGAGATCGCCCGCCTGCAGATGGAGCTCGTGGAGTACAAAGCG gggaAGCGCGTAGCTAGCGAGGACGGCTCGGAGGGCTTCAGTGACCTGTTCCAGGAGAACACCATGCTACAGAGGGAGAATGACACCCTGCGCATGCGTGTGAAGGCCATGCAGGAGACCATCGACCACCTCAACACCAGAGTTACGCAGCTCCTCACCAACGAGATCAACCTGCTTCTCACCAAGACAG GGGAGACAAACGAAGAGATTGGTAATCTGATCCAAAACTACATCAGAGAGATTGAAGAACTCAG GTCTAAGCTTTTGGAGAGCGAGGCCATGAACGAGTCTTTGAGACGCAGCCTGTCCCGCCTCTCCACCCGCTCTGCTTACCCCGCCGCCTCCCACGCGGCGCTTCCCGGACACTCCCTGGGTTCCTCCCCCTCGGTCTCCATGGAGACCGAGATCACGGACGTGATTCGTCGAGCCAAGCTGGACATCGAAAGGctgaagaagaaggagagaaaccAGAGAAGGAAGAG CCCGGAGAAGGAGAAGGGTCTGAAGAAGAGAGCCAAGCTCCACGCCACCGAGAACGGGCAGAACGGCGCCGGCGGCGAGGCCACTATGgccagagagaacagagacGACGACTCCGACAACGAACCCGAGGAA GATTCCATGTACCCTCTCCCTGAGGAGGAAAGTGGCTGTGATGAAGACGAAGAGGACGAAGAAGAGGAGATCAGGGAGGAAGAAGAGTTTGAGAGCGACGAGAGCCTGGTGGATTCAGACTCGGACTCGGACGAAAAAG CCAACTTGCAGGCGGACCTCGCAGACCTGACGTGTGAGATCGAGATCAAGCAGAGGTTGATCGACGAGCTGGAGAGCAGCCAGCGGCGCCTGCTGACGCTCAAGCTCCAGTACGAGGAGAAGCTCGTCCTTCTGCAGAACAAGATCCGCCACACCCAGCTGGAGCGAGACCGCGTTCTGCAGAACCTCA TGTCCATGGAGAACTACACGGAGGAGAAGGCCAGCAGGATCAAGGCCGAGTACGAGAAACGTCTGAAGGAGATGAACAGGGATCTGGCGAAGCTTCAGGCTGCGCAGAAGGAGCACGCTCGGCTGCTGAAGAACCAGGGCCGCTACGAGCGCGAGCTGAAGAAACTGCAGGCCGAGGTGACGGAGATGAAGAAAGCCAAG GTTGCGCTAATGAAGCAGAtgaaggaggagcagcagaggaggaggatgattGAGGCCAAGAGAAACCGAGAGATCGCACAGCTCAAGAAGGAACAGCGTCGGCAAGAG TATCAGATCCGCGCGCTGGAGTCGCAGAAGCGGCAGCAGGAGCTGGTTCTGCGCAGGAAGACCCAGGAGGTGACCGCGCTGCGCCGCCTCACCAAGCCCATGTCGGAACGCGTGGCGGGCCGCCTGGTCCGCCGCGTGCCCAGCCTGGACTCCGGTGCCGAGCTGTCGGCCGGCACCACCACCAGCACGGCCTCGTCCGAGCCCGAGACCACGCGCACGGTCGCGGGCATTGTGCGCCAGTGGAACGCCAAGCTGAACGGCTACctgggagagagcgagggatcGGGTGGAGGACCCCATCTGGCCAG TAGCAGGAAGAAGTTCCAGAGGAAGGGGGGGAGCAGCACTTCCTCCAAGACGGCGCGGCAGAAGTGGCAGGCCCTGGAGAGGAGGGTGCTGGACATAGTGATGCAGAGAATGACCATCTCCAACGTGGAGGCTGACATGGACCGTCTCATAAAG AAACGAGAGGAGCTGTCCGTGCAGCAGGAGGCGCTGTTGCGCAAGCGCGAGAAGCTCCTGAGTGAGGGGCCCCGGGAAGAGGATGACCGGGTCGTCCAGGAGTTGAATGAAGAAATCGAGGTCCTCAACGCCAACATCGATTACATCAACGACAGCCTGTCGGACTGCCAGGCCACCATCGTACAGATCGAGGAGTCCAAA GATGAGCTAGACTCCGTGGACACCTCGGTGGTCATCAGCTCCTGCTCTCTGGCTGAAGCTCGACACCTTCTGGACCACTTCCTGAAGGCTTCCATAGATAAG AACTTACAAGTAGCTCAGAAGGAGGCCCAGATTAGGCTGTTGGAGGGTCAGCTGCGTCAGACGGACGTGATTGGCTCATCCCAGAATCACATGATCCTGGACGCGCTGAGGGAGAAGGCCGAGTGTATCCCAGAGCTGCAGGCTCTCATTCACAACGTACAGCAGG AGAACGGCTACGCCAGTACAGATGAGGAGGTGTCAGAGTTCAGTCAGACATCGGAGCCCAG TTACTCCAACATGAAATCGTCGGCCAGTCAAGATGACTTCAAGCTCAAG GCCGAGCCTCGCATCTCTGGCCAGATGAAGGCCATTTCAGCCGAACACTTGGGCCCCGTCCTGGACTACGCCACTAAGAACATCACCAAGTCCCTGGCCTCCCTGTCCGAGATCCAGGAAAATGGCCTGGGTCTGGCCCTGCGTGAAGCCTACTACCGAGAAGGCACGTCACGCGCCCTTAGCCTGCCTGTCCGAGGACACACGTT TCCCAGGCAGTCCAGAGGCTCAGAGGTGTCCCCGTTGACCAGGAGACCATCTTATGACCGAAGCCAATCATACAG GCCTCCTGAGGTGATGTACAcgcctccctcctcccctcccctccgaGCACGCAATGACCGCAACGTTTTCTCACGCCTGACCAGTAATCAGAGCCAAGGGTCTGCGCTGGACAA GTCTGATGACAGCGACTCCTCACTCTCGGAGGTCCTCAG gggagtgATAAGCCCTATGGCAGCGTTGAAGGGGGGGAGAACTGCACCTCTACAGTGTATAGCAGTGGCAGAGGGACACTCTAAACCTGTACTGTGCCTCGACGCCACCGATGAACTGCTCTTCACCGGATCCAAag ACCGCACCTGTAAGATGTGGAACTTGGTCACGGGTCAAGAGATCGTGACGCTGAGGGGACACCCCAACAACGTGGTGTCCGTGAAGTACTGCAGCAGCTCCAGCCTGGTCTTCAGCGTCTCCACCTCCTACGTCAAAGTGTGGGACATCCGCGATTCGGCCAAGTGCGTGCGCACCTTCAC CTCCTCGGGCCAGGTGGTGTCGGGCGACGCATGTGCAGGCACCACCACCCGCACCATCAGTATGGCGCAGGGTGAGTACCAGATCAACCAGATCGCGCTGAACCCGTCTGGCTCCGTGCTCTACGCTGCAGCAGGCAACACAGTCAGGACCTGGGACCTGAACAG gatgCAGGCCACTGGTAAACTGACGGGGCACATTGGCTCAGTTATGTGCTTGACAGTGGGTTACTCTGCTGGAGGCAAAGACCAGGTCATCACTGGCTCTAAAGACCACTACGTGAAG GTGTTCGATGTCGCAGAGGGTGCGCAGGGCAACGTTGGCCCCGCCCACAACTTCGAGCCGCCCCACTACGATGGCATCGAGTGCCTGGCCATCCACGGCGACGTGCTCTTCAGTGGTTCCCGTGACAACGGCATTAAGAAGTGGGACCTGGAGCAGCAGGAACTGATCCAG CAAATCCCGAACGCCCACAAGGATTGGGTGTGCGCCCTGGCGTGCCTGCCGGGAAGACCGACGCTGCTGAGTGCCTGCCGCGGGGGCTCGCTGAAGGTGTGGAACGTGGACAACTTCACCCCCATCGGTGAGATCAAGGGTCACGACAGCCCCATCAACGCCATCTGCACCAACTCCAAGCAGATCTTCACCGCGTCCAG CGACTGTCGGGTGAAGTTGTGGAGCTATGTCCCGGGGCTCACGCCCTGTCTGCCTCGCCGGGTCCTGGCCATCAAGGGCCGGGCCACCACCCTCCCCTGA
- the kif21b gene encoding kinesin-like protein KIF21B isoform X2, with product MAAQNDCCVKVSLRIRPQMAKEKIEGCHICTSVTPGEPQVLLGKDKAFTYDFVFDIDTEQQQIYNACVHRLIEGCFEGYNATVFAYGQTGSGKTYTMGTGFDVNVGADEQGIIPRAVRQLFQGVQQRQREAQEAGVAPPEFKVSAQFLELYNEEILDLFDSARDPEARGRKSNIKIHEDSSGGICTSGVTSRLVASEEELLQCLKLGALSRTTASTQMNAQSSRSHAIFTVHLCQMRVCTQPQPASRTVNGGGDRDRSGAADGSVAQPEYETLTAKFHFVDLAGSERLKRTGATGERAREGISINCGLLALGNVISALGDQSKKAGHVPYRDSKLTRLLQDSLGGNSRTVMIACVSPSDRDFMETLNTLKYANRARNIKNKVVVNQDKTSQQISALRAEIARLQMELVEYKAGKRVASEDGSEGFSDLFQENTMLQRENDTLRMRVKAMQETIDHLNTRVTQLLTNEINLLLTKTGETNEEIGNLIQNYIREIEELRSKLLESEAMNESLRRSLSRLSTRSAYPAASHAALPGHSLGSSPSVSMETEITDVIRRAKLDIERLKKKERNQRRKSPEKEKGLKKRAKLHATENGQNGAGGEATMARENRDDDSDNEPEEDSMYPLPEEESGCDEDEEDEEEEIREEEEFESDESLVDSDSDSDEKANLQADLADLTCEIEIKQRLIDELESSQRRLLTLKLQYEEKLVLLQNKIRHTQLERDRVLQNLMSMENYTEEKASRIKAEYEKRLKEMNRDLAKLQAAQKEHARLLKNQGRYERELKKLQAEVTEMKKAKVALMKQMKEEQQRRRMIEAKRNREIAQLKKEQRRQEYQIRALESQKRQQELVLRRKTQEVTALRRLTKPMSERVAGRLVRRVPSLDSGAELSAGTTTSTASSEPETTRTVAGIVRQWNAKLNGYLGESEGSGGGPHLASRKKFQRKGGSSTSSKTARQKWQALERRVLDIVMQRMTISNVEADMDRLIKKREELSVQQEALLRKREKLLSEGPREEDDRVVQELNEEIEVLNANIDYINDSLSDCQATIVQIEESKDELDSVDTSVVISSCSLAEARHLLDHFLKASIDKNLQVAQKEAQIRLLEGQLRQTDVIGSSQNHMILDALREKAECIPELQALIHNVQQENGYASTDEEVSEFSQTSEPSYSNMKSSASQDDFKLKAEPRISGQMKAISAEHLGPVLDYATKNITKSLASLSEIQENGLGLALREAYYREGTSRALSLPVRGHTFPRQSRGSEVSPLTRRPSYDRSQSYRPPEVMYTPPSSPPLRARNDRNVFSRLTSNQSQGSALDKSDDSDSSLSEVLRGVISPMAALKGGRTAPLQCIAVAEGHSKPVLCLDATDELLFTGSKDRTCKMWNLVTGQEIVTLRGHPNNVVSVKYCSSSSLVFSVSTSYVKVWDIRDSAKCVRTFTSSGQVVSGDACAGTTTRTISMAQGEYQINQIALNPSGSVLYAAAGNTVRTWDLNRMQATGKLTGHIGSVMCLTVGYSAGGKDQVITGSKDHYVKVFDVAEGAQGNVGPAHNFEPPHYDGIECLAIHGDVLFSGSRDNGIKKWDLEQQELIQQIPNAHKDWVCALACLPGRPTLLSACRGGSLKVWNVDNFTPIGEIKGHDSPINAICTNSKQIFTASSDCRVKLWSYVPGLTPCLPRRVLAIKGRATTLP from the exons GATCCGGCCGCAGATGGCAAAGGAGAAGATCGAGGGCTGCCACATCTGCACATCAGTGACCCCCGGGGAGCCCCAGGTGCTTCTGGGGAAAGACAAGGCGTTCACGTACGATTTTGTGTTCGACATAGACACCGAACAGCAGCAGATCTACAACGCTTGCGTGCACAGGCTCATTGAGGGCTGCTTCGAGGGTTACAATGCTACAGTCTTTGCCTATGGGCAG ACCGGCTCGGGGAAGACGTACACCATGGGCACGGGCTTTGATGTGAACGTGGGCGCCGACGAGCAGGGTATCATCCCGCGCGCCGTCCGCCAGCTCTTCCAGGGCGTCCAGCAGCGCCAGCGGGAGGCGCAGGAGGCCGGCGTGGCCCCGCCAGAGTTCAAAGTCAGCGCCCAGTTCCTGGAG CTCTATAACGAGGAGATCCTGGACCTATTTGACAGCGCGCGTGACCCCGAAGCCCGCGGCAGGAAGTCCAACATAAAGATCCATGAAGACAGCAGTGGAGGAATCTGCACATCAGGCGTGACATCTCGCCTCGTCGCCTCGGAGGAAGAG ctGTTGCAGTGTCTGAAGCTGGGTGCTCTGTCCCGCACCACGGCCAGCACGCAGATGAACGCCCAGAGCTCTCGCTCCCACGCCATCTTCACCGTGCACCTGTGCCAGATGAGGGTGTGCACCCAGCCGCAGCCG GCAAGCAGGACGGTGAATGGGGGCGGAGACAGAGACCGGAGCGGGGCCGCGGACGGCTCCGTCGCCCAGCCCGAGTACGAGACCCTCACGGCCAAGTTCCACTTCGTGGACCTCGCCGGATCGGAGAGGCTGAAGCGCACGGGTGCCACAGGGGAGCGCGCACGCGAGGGCATCTCCATCAACTGCGGCCTG ctggCTCTGGGGAATGTGATCAGTGCACTGGGAGATCAGAGTAAGAAAGCTGGCCATGTGCCGTACAGAGACTCCAAACTTACTCGCCTTCTACAGGACTCACTGGGGGGAAACAG TCGGACGGTCATGATCGCCTGCGTCAGCCCCTCGGACCGCGACTTCATGGAGACGCTGAACACTCTGAAGTACGCCAACCGTGCCCGCAACATCAAGAACAAGGTGGTGGTGAACCAGGACAAGACCAGCCAGCAGATCAGCGCCCTGCGCGCTGAGATCGCCCGCCTGCAGATGGAGCTCGTGGAGTACAAAGCG gggaAGCGCGTAGCTAGCGAGGACGGCTCGGAGGGCTTCAGTGACCTGTTCCAGGAGAACACCATGCTACAGAGGGAGAATGACACCCTGCGCATGCGTGTGAAGGCCATGCAGGAGACCATCGACCACCTCAACACCAGAGTTACGCAGCTCCTCACCAACGAGATCAACCTGCTTCTCACCAAGACAG GGGAGACAAACGAAGAGATTGGTAATCTGATCCAAAACTACATCAGAGAGATTGAAGAACTCAG GTCTAAGCTTTTGGAGAGCGAGGCCATGAACGAGTCTTTGAGACGCAGCCTGTCCCGCCTCTCCACCCGCTCTGCTTACCCCGCCGCCTCCCACGCGGCGCTTCCCGGACACTCCCTGGGTTCCTCCCCCTCGGTCTCCATGGAGACCGAGATCACGGACGTGATTCGTCGAGCCAAGCTGGACATCGAAAGGctgaagaagaaggagagaaaccAGAGAAGGAAGAG CCCGGAGAAGGAGAAGGGTCTGAAGAAGAGAGCCAAGCTCCACGCCACCGAGAACGGGCAGAACGGCGCCGGCGGCGAGGCCACTATGgccagagagaacagagacGACGACTCCGACAACGAACCCGAGGAA GATTCCATGTACCCTCTCCCTGAGGAGGAAAGTGGCTGTGATGAAGACGAAGAGGACGAAGAAGAGGAGATCAGGGAGGAAGAAGAGTTTGAGAGCGACGAGAGCCTGGTGGATTCAGACTCGGACTCGGACGAAAAAG CCAACTTGCAGGCGGACCTCGCAGACCTGACGTGTGAGATCGAGATCAAGCAGAGGTTGATCGACGAGCTGGAGAGCAGCCAGCGGCGCCTGCTGACGCTCAAGCTCCAGTACGAGGAGAAGCTCGTCCTTCTGCAGAACAAGATCCGCCACACCCAGCTGGAGCGAGACCGCGTTCTGCAGAACCTCA TGTCCATGGAGAACTACACGGAGGAGAAGGCCAGCAGGATCAAGGCCGAGTACGAGAAACGTCTGAAGGAGATGAACAGGGATCTGGCGAAGCTTCAGGCTGCGCAGAAGGAGCACGCTCGGCTGCTGAAGAACCAGGGCCGCTACGAGCGCGAGCTGAAGAAACTGCAGGCCGAGGTGACGGAGATGAAGAAAGCCAAG GTTGCGCTAATGAAGCAGAtgaaggaggagcagcagaggaggaggatgattGAGGCCAAGAGAAACCGAGAGATCGCACAGCTCAAGAAGGAACAGCGTCGGCAAGAG TATCAGATCCGCGCGCTGGAGTCGCAGAAGCGGCAGCAGGAGCTGGTTCTGCGCAGGAAGACCCAGGAGGTGACCGCGCTGCGCCGCCTCACCAAGCCCATGTCGGAACGCGTGGCGGGCCGCCTGGTCCGCCGCGTGCCCAGCCTGGACTCCGGTGCCGAGCTGTCGGCCGGCACCACCACCAGCACGGCCTCGTCCGAGCCCGAGACCACGCGCACGGTCGCGGGCATTGTGCGCCAGTGGAACGCCAAGCTGAACGGCTACctgggagagagcgagggatcGGGTGGAGGACCCCATCTGGCCAG CAGGAAGAAGTTCCAGAGGAAGGGGGGGAGCAGCACTTCCTCCAAGACGGCGCGGCAGAAGTGGCAGGCCCTGGAGAGGAGGGTGCTGGACATAGTGATGCAGAGAATGACCATCTCCAACGTGGAGGCTGACATGGACCGTCTCATAAAG AAACGAGAGGAGCTGTCCGTGCAGCAGGAGGCGCTGTTGCGCAAGCGCGAGAAGCTCCTGAGTGAGGGGCCCCGGGAAGAGGATGACCGGGTCGTCCAGGAGTTGAATGAAGAAATCGAGGTCCTCAACGCCAACATCGATTACATCAACGACAGCCTGTCGGACTGCCAGGCCACCATCGTACAGATCGAGGAGTCCAAA GATGAGCTAGACTCCGTGGACACCTCGGTGGTCATCAGCTCCTGCTCTCTGGCTGAAGCTCGACACCTTCTGGACCACTTCCTGAAGGCTTCCATAGATAAG AACTTACAAGTAGCTCAGAAGGAGGCCCAGATTAGGCTGTTGGAGGGTCAGCTGCGTCAGACGGACGTGATTGGCTCATCCCAGAATCACATGATCCTGGACGCGCTGAGGGAGAAGGCCGAGTGTATCCCAGAGCTGCAGGCTCTCATTCACAACGTACAGCAGG AGAACGGCTACGCCAGTACAGATGAGGAGGTGTCAGAGTTCAGTCAGACATCGGAGCCCAG TTACTCCAACATGAAATCGTCGGCCAGTCAAGATGACTTCAAGCTCAAG GCCGAGCCTCGCATCTCTGGCCAGATGAAGGCCATTTCAGCCGAACACTTGGGCCCCGTCCTGGACTACGCCACTAAGAACATCACCAAGTCCCTGGCCTCCCTGTCCGAGATCCAGGAAAATGGCCTGGGTCTGGCCCTGCGTGAAGCCTACTACCGAGAAGGCACGTCACGCGCCCTTAGCCTGCCTGTCCGAGGACACACGTT TCCCAGGCAGTCCAGAGGCTCAGAGGTGTCCCCGTTGACCAGGAGACCATCTTATGACCGAAGCCAATCATACAG GCCTCCTGAGGTGATGTACAcgcctccctcctcccctcccctccgaGCACGCAATGACCGCAACGTTTTCTCACGCCTGACCAGTAATCAGAGCCAAGGGTCTGCGCTGGACAA GTCTGATGACAGCGACTCCTCACTCTCGGAGGTCCTCAG gggagtgATAAGCCCTATGGCAGCGTTGAAGGGGGGGAGAACTGCACCTCTACAGTGTATAGCAGTGGCAGAGGGACACTCTAAACCTGTACTGTGCCTCGACGCCACCGATGAACTGCTCTTCACCGGATCCAAag ACCGCACCTGTAAGATGTGGAACTTGGTCACGGGTCAAGAGATCGTGACGCTGAGGGGACACCCCAACAACGTGGTGTCCGTGAAGTACTGCAGCAGCTCCAGCCTGGTCTTCAGCGTCTCCACCTCCTACGTCAAAGTGTGGGACATCCGCGATTCGGCCAAGTGCGTGCGCACCTTCAC CTCCTCGGGCCAGGTGGTGTCGGGCGACGCATGTGCAGGCACCACCACCCGCACCATCAGTATGGCGCAGGGTGAGTACCAGATCAACCAGATCGCGCTGAACCCGTCTGGCTCCGTGCTCTACGCTGCAGCAGGCAACACAGTCAGGACCTGGGACCTGAACAG gatgCAGGCCACTGGTAAACTGACGGGGCACATTGGCTCAGTTATGTGCTTGACAGTGGGTTACTCTGCTGGAGGCAAAGACCAGGTCATCACTGGCTCTAAAGACCACTACGTGAAG GTGTTCGATGTCGCAGAGGGTGCGCAGGGCAACGTTGGCCCCGCCCACAACTTCGAGCCGCCCCACTACGATGGCATCGAGTGCCTGGCCATCCACGGCGACGTGCTCTTCAGTGGTTCCCGTGACAACGGCATTAAGAAGTGGGACCTGGAGCAGCAGGAACTGATCCAG CAAATCCCGAACGCCCACAAGGATTGGGTGTGCGCCCTGGCGTGCCTGCCGGGAAGACCGACGCTGCTGAGTGCCTGCCGCGGGGGCTCGCTGAAGGTGTGGAACGTGGACAACTTCACCCCCATCGGTGAGATCAAGGGTCACGACAGCCCCATCAACGCCATCTGCACCAACTCCAAGCAGATCTTCACCGCGTCCAG CGACTGTCGGGTGAAGTTGTGGAGCTATGTCCCGGGGCTCACGCCCTGTCTGCCTCGCCGGGTCCTGGCCATCAAGGGCCGGGCCACCACCCTCCCCTGA